The window GCATCGCCGCGCAAGGCACGGTCTCGGCGCACGACGTCACGCTGCGCGGCGAGGGGCTGCGCCAACCGATCGACGTCCGGGAAGCGAGGATCCGGCTCACGCCGCGGACGGCCGAGCTGAGCGCGTTCGACGCACGCCTCGGGAGCAGCGATCTGCAAGCCACCGGCCGCCTCGACAACCTGCTCTGGTTCGCGCTCGGGAGGGAGGTTCTGAGCGGGTCGGGCGACTTCACGAGCACCCGGTTCGTGCTCGACGAGTGGAAGTCGGACGAGGGAGCGGCCGCGATTCCCGTCCCGGCGATGCTCGACCTCACGCTCGACGGGACCATCGGCGAGCTCGTCGTGAACGGGCTCGAGATGACCAACGCCCGCGGCCGCGCGATCGTACGCGACCAGCGGCTGACGCTGGAGGGGTTCGCCCTGGAGACGCTCGGGGGCCGGGTCGCGCTGGACGGCTACTACGAGACTCTCGATTCCGCCGAGCCCACCTTCGCGCTCGAGCTCGGACTCGACAGCCTCGACGTCGCCGGCGCCTCCGAGGCGTTCCTCACGGTGCGCAGGCTCGCGCCCATCGCCCGCTACGCCCGCGGCACCTTCTCGTCCACCCTCAACCTGAGCGGCGCCCTCGGCCAGGACCTGACGCCCCGGCTCGAGGTGCTGGAGGGCGACGGAGAGGTCACCACCTCGCGCATCGCCATCGAGGACTTTCCCCTGCTGGCCCGCCTCGGAGAGAGACTCCAGCTCCAACGCCTGAGCAATCCGACCGTCGACGCGATCCGCTCGACAATCCGGATACAGGGAGGTCGGCTCGTGGTCGATCCGTTCCAGGTCGGCATCCCGGGCCTCGCGATGACCGTGTCCGGGTCCAACGGCATCGACCAGTCACTGGACTACTCGCTCGCGCTCGAGGTGCCTCGCGCGGGGTTCGCCGAGGACGCGCTCACCGACCTCGCGTCCAGAGCCGGCCCGCTCGCGGCCGGCCTGGCCGCCGCCGATCCGGTCCCCGTGGCCGCGCGGGTCACAGGCACCGTGACCCGGCCCTCGATCGACCTCCGACTGAGCGAGACCGTGGGATCGGTCCGAGACGCGGCGACGGATTCGGCCGCGGCCGCGGTCGATCGACGCGTCGACGCCGAGACGGAGGAGGCGCGCCGGCGCGCCCGGGCCAGGGCCGACAGCATCGTCGCGGAAGCCGAGCGGCGGGCCGACCAGATCCGGACCGAAGCGGCCGCGGCTGCCGAGAAGGTGCGCGCCGAGGGGGATCGCGCCGCGGAGGAGCTGCTCGCCCGCGCCGGCAACCCGCTCGCCAGAGCGGCCGCCCAGCCCGCGGCAGACCGGATACGTCAGGAGGCCGACAGACGCGCCGCCGCGATCGAACGGGCAGCCGACGCGCGGGCAACCACGCTGGTCGAGGAAGCGCGGGCGCGCGCGGCGGAGCCGACCGCAGGAGGCGAAGGGGTGCGGTGAGCCGGCCCTACGATCGCGTGTTCTTCGCGTACGGATCGACCGCGTTGAGCCTCCGGTACGCGGCTGCCATCGTTCTCCTTTCCAGGACGATCCGTCCGCGGTGGCTTGTCCGTCCCCTCGCCCCCGTCAACGGCGCACCGCGCACTTGTTGCGCACTCGGCAACAGCGAAACACGGAATAGCAATGGACCTGGCCGGACTCGAACCGGCGACCCCCTGCTTGCAAAGCAGGTGCTCTCCCACCTGAGCTACAGGCCCTAAATACTTCCTTCGTTGCAACTTACGGCTGTTCCGTATTGCTCGCTAATGGCGCCGGGTAACAGAAATGGTAACGAACCCGGCCTAGGCGACCCGCAACAGATGCGACCCGAGCCGCTCGCGCCAATGCTCGACTCGATACTCCACAACCTCGCCACGGTGCCGCTCGCGGCCCAGATGGCCGTACACGTTTCGGACCACCGCGTCCGACCCGTGGCCCAGCTCGCGGGCGACCGTGTAGGGCGAGACGGGCGCCTCTCAAGCTGGGTTGCTTGCTGCCGATGCTAGCGCTTGGTAGCGTGTTGCGTGAGGTCGGTTAGGCGGAACGGCGTTTCTCGCCCGACCGGTCAGTCTATGAAGAGTTGGGCGGACGGGCTGACGGATGCACGATTCTCAGACCAGGCGCTCGGCAATCGTCCTCTTGACGCGAGTCGCGACTCGGCTGCTAGGACTGAGTGCGCTCCTGGTAGCGGCGGCGCCTCCGATGGCGGGCCAGGAACCAGGCAACGACTCCGGTGCCGGCGTTCTTGTCGAGCGGAACGTCCGGATCCCCATGAACGACGGCGTCACGCTCGCCGCCGACGTCATTCGACCGGAGCAAGGGGAGCCCGTTCCCGCTCTCCTCATCGTTAGCCCCTACAGCCGAACGCCCATCCAGAGCCGAGCCGCGGCCTGGGCAGGGCGCGGGTACGCGGTAGTCTTCGTGGATTCACGTGGGACGTTCGACTCTGGGGGAGAGTATTACCCCTACGTCAACGAGGGCCGGGACGCATATGATATCCAGCAGTGGATTGGACAGCAGCCGTGGTCAGACGGCAAAGTGGGGATGTGGGGTAAGTCTTATCCTGCTTTCATCGAACTCCTCTCGGCGCCCTTTGGGAGCCCGCATCTTCAGGCCGTCATCCCGGTCTCATCCCAATCGGACAACTTCTCCAGCATATGGTATTCGAACGGACTTCTAAACCTGGGCATTGCCTTTTTCGGTGCTATGTATCTGGGTGGGCGGTTCGCTACGATCGATCCCGAGGCGATCAACTGGATGGAGTTGGTGACCCGCCTCCCACTGAAAGGCACGCTGGCTGAAGAGGGATTGGGTTCGGGATTCGTGGCGGATGTCATCCGGCACTCGACGTACGACGACTTCTGGCCCGCGATGAGCCTACGACACCGCTACGGAGAAATGGACGTTCCCGCCCTCCACGTCGGGGGCTGGTACGACCCCAACGTGCACGAGACCATTTTCAATTTCACGAAGATGCGCGAGCAGTCCCAGTCAGAGCACGCGCGCCGCTGGCAGCATTTGATCGTAGGCCCCTGGACCCATGCCAACCGCGAGATCTGGTTCCCGGCGGTCTCCGCGCCGGCGGAGGCCTGGGATGGGCGCCTTGGTGACGTCGAGTTCGGCCCGGATGCCGCCATGGACCATGAGAACCAGCACCTCCGCTGGTTCGACTACCATCTCAAAGGAATCGACAACGGACTGGAGCACGATGCGCCGATCCGGATCTTCGTCATGGGAGAGAACGTCTGGCGGGACGAGTGGGAGTGGCCCCTATCCCGTGCTATCCCGACGCGTTCTTACCTGCACAGCCGGCAGTCGGCGCGGACTCGCGTGGGCGACGGTCGGCTGAGCGCCGAACCTCCAGTGGACGAAACGCCGGATACGTACCTGTACGACCCTCGGAATCCGGTCCCCACGTGGGGCGGCTCCGTGTGCTGTACCGGAGCACTTGCACCGGGTGGCCCCCTCGACCAGCGAGTGAATCAGGGCAGGCAGGACGTGCTGGTGTTCTCGAGCGACCCCCTCGATGCGGACACCGAAGTAACCGGGGCCATTGTGCTTCAGCTCTTTTTCTCCACGAACGTACCCGACACGGACTTCTTCGCGACGGTTTCAGATGTGTACCCGGACGGTCGAGCCGTCCTGATTTCCCAGGGAACGCTTCGGACGCGGTTTCGGGAGTCCCTCACCGATCCCACCATGCTGACTCCAGGTGAGGTCCACGAGGTGACCCTCACGTTCTCGGAGACCAGCAATGTCTTCAAGGCCGGGCATCGTATCCGGCTTCACATCACCAGCAGCGACTTCCCGCGTTTCGATCGGAACCTCAACACCGCGAAACCGGTGGGCGAAGGAACAGAGGCCGACATCCGCGTCGCCGAGCAGGTCGTATACCACGATGCGGAGCGCCCGTCGTCGCTCCTGCTACCCGTGATTCCGCAACGCTGACGCAGTAGAATCGCGAGACGTTAGTCAGCGCCTGACGCGCGGAGGATGGTTTGGTCTCCAGGCTGGGTTCGAGCCGACGCCGGGACCCGCTACCCTCCAGGGAATCGAACGA is drawn from Gemmatimonadota bacterium and contains these coding sequences:
- a CDS encoding AsmA-like C-terminal region-containing protein, producing MSRKKKLLIAVGATFGGLLVALLVLPFLFVDRVEARVRDGIERATRVRVSWSDANLGLLRSFPHPTLSLSGLTVVGTGSFDGDTLAAVRELRLSLDGPSAIRAARGRGPLVIRSVGLDEPKVRLRVHEDGAASWDVLAEREGAGDVGAGDPGGGRAAGPGVAVSLRSFEVTDGDLVVDDASSGLMVALGGLRHSLRGDFSRESLVASTRARADAMTVRFAGVPYLSGVSLEFEGDFDVDMAEGSARLADNELRLNDLLLRLDGSLARAEAGIAMDLDLEAPSTGFGQLLSLVPVVYGRDFASLETSGTFSLDGSVRGTYGADAFPSLALRVNVADGSFRYPDLPLPAEAISANVAITNPGGDLDSTVIDLSAFHIEIGGQPLDGGLTLRTLMSDPEADLRVEGTLDLADLARTVKLENGEGLGGVVVADASMHARRSDVDGERYDRIAAQGTVSAHDVTLRGEGLRQPIDVREARIRLTPRTAELSAFDARLGSSDLQATGRLDNLLWFALGREVLSGSGDFTSTRFVLDEWKSDEGAAAIPVPAMLDLTLDGTIGELVVNGLEMTNARGRAIVRDQRLTLEGFALETLGGRVALDGYYETLDSAEPTFALELGLDSLDVAGASEAFLTVRRLAPIARYARGTFSSTLNLSGALGQDLTPRLEVLEGDGEVTTSRIAIEDFPLLARLGERLQLQRLSNPTVDAIRSTIRIQGGRLVVDPFQVGIPGLAMTVSGSNGIDQSLDYSLALEVPRAGFAEDALTDLASRAGPLAAGLAAADPVPVAARVTGTVTRPSIDLRLSETVGSVRDAATDSAAAAVDRRVDAETEEARRRARARADSIVAEAERRADQIRTEAAAAAEKVRAEGDRAAEELLARAGNPLARAAAQPAADRIRQEADRRAAAIERAADARATTLVEEARARAAEPTAGGEGVR
- a CDS encoding CocE/NonD family hydrolase, with the protein product MNDGVTLAADVIRPEQGEPVPALLIVSPYSRTPIQSRAAAWAGRGYAVVFVDSRGTFDSGGEYYPYVNEGRDAYDIQQWIGQQPWSDGKVGMWGKSYPAFIELLSAPFGSPHLQAVIPVSSQSDNFSSIWYSNGLLNLGIAFFGAMYLGGRFATIDPEAINWMELVTRLPLKGTLAEEGLGSGFVADVIRHSTYDDFWPAMSLRHRYGEMDVPALHVGGWYDPNVHETIFNFTKMREQSQSEHARRWQHLIVGPWTHANREIWFPAVSAPAEAWDGRLGDVEFGPDAAMDHENQHLRWFDYHLKGIDNGLEHDAPIRIFVMGENVWRDEWEWPLSRAIPTRSYLHSRQSARTRVGDGRLSAEPPVDETPDTYLYDPRNPVPTWGGSVCCTGALAPGGPLDQRVNQGRQDVLVFSSDPLDADTEVTGAIVLQLFFSTNVPDTDFFATVSDVYPDGRAVLISQGTLRTRFRESLTDPTMLTPGEVHEVTLTFSETSNVFKAGHRIRLHITSSDFPRFDRNLNTAKPVGEGTEADIRVAEQVVYHDAERPSSLLLPVIPQR